The following are from one region of the Jeongeupia sp. USM3 genome:
- a CDS encoding Nif3-like dinuclear metal center hexameric protein, with protein MIARLELENYIGQLLAVDRFRDYCPNGLQVEGRESVGKIATAVTASQAAVDAAIAAGADALLVHHGYFWKSESPAIRGTKKARIAALIKADVNLYAYHLPLDAHAELGNNARLGAKLGLNPTGRFGDQDLGWLGEAAEPSTLADLARRVATALDREPLVIGDAARPIRRVAWCTGGAQGYFHQAVELGIDAFITGEASEFVTHLARETGVAFIAAGHHATERYGVRALGEHLAGHFGLALIHLDIENPV; from the coding sequence TTGATCGCAAGACTCGAATTGGAAAATTATATCGGACAACTGCTCGCGGTTGACCGCTTCCGCGACTATTGTCCGAACGGGCTGCAGGTCGAGGGCCGGGAATCGGTCGGCAAGATCGCGACCGCAGTCACCGCTAGCCAGGCCGCCGTCGATGCGGCGATTGCCGCCGGTGCCGACGCGCTGCTCGTCCATCACGGCTATTTCTGGAAGAGCGAGAGCCCGGCAATCCGCGGCACCAAGAAGGCGCGGATCGCCGCGCTGATCAAGGCCGACGTCAACCTGTACGCCTACCACCTGCCGCTCGACGCGCACGCCGAGCTCGGCAACAACGCCCGGCTCGGCGCCAAGCTCGGCCTGAACCCGACCGGCCGCTTCGGCGACCAGGACCTCGGCTGGCTCGGCGAAGCCGCCGAACCGTCCACGCTGGCCGACCTTGCCCGCCGCGTCGCTACCGCACTTGACCGCGAACCGCTAGTGATCGGCGACGCAGCCAGGCCGATCCGCCGCGTGGCATGGTGCACCGGTGGCGCGCAGGGTTATTTCCACCAGGCCGTAGAACTCGGCATCGACGCCTTCATCACCGGCGAAGCGTCCGAATTCGTCACCCACCTCGCCCGCGAAACCGGCGTCGCCTTCATCGCCGCCGGCCACCACGCCACCGAACGCTATGGCGTGCGCGCGCTCGGGGAACATCTGGCCGGGCATTTCGGTCTGGCACTTATCCATCTCGACATCGAGAACCCGGTATGA
- a CDS encoding cytochrome bc complex cytochrome b subunit produces MSKAQQVGQQVLNWVDERFPLTSTWKAHVSEYYAPKNFNFWYFFGSLAMLVLVIQIVTGIFLTMNYKPDGSLIPGTNVSVAFNSVEYIMRDVAGGWIIRYMHSTGASMFFVVVYLHMFRGLIYGSYQKPRELVWVFGTLIFLCLMAEAFLGYLLPWGQMSFWGAQVIVNLFASLPIIGPDLSTFIRGDFVVSDVTLNRFFALHVIAVPLVLLALVVAHLVALHEVGSNNPDGVEIKKNKDPKTGIPLDGIPFHPYYTVKDIFGVAVFLAVFSVIVFFFPNMFGYFLENNNFIPADPLKTPPHIAPVWYFTPFYAILRAVPSFLGTQVWGVLAMGAAVVVIAFLPWLDRSPVKSIRYRPAFFKWILAVFLVAFFGLGILGALPPDGPRTILSQVFSVIYFAFFLGMPFYTRWGKTLPVPERVTETNGRRQMIFGILMLVTFLGSAIFAKLV; encoded by the coding sequence ATGAGCAAAGCACAACAAGTCGGACAACAGGTCCTGAACTGGGTCGATGAGCGCTTTCCGCTGACGTCGACCTGGAAGGCGCACGTATCGGAATACTACGCGCCGAAGAACTTCAACTTCTGGTACTTCTTCGGTTCGCTGGCGATGCTGGTGCTGGTGATCCAGATCGTCACCGGCATCTTCCTGACGATGAACTACAAGCCGGACGGCAGCCTGATCCCGGGCACCAATGTCTCGGTGGCGTTCAACTCGGTCGAATACATCATGCGCGACGTCGCGGGTGGCTGGATCATCCGCTACATGCACTCGACCGGCGCGTCGATGTTCTTCGTCGTCGTCTACCTGCACATGTTCCGCGGGCTGATCTACGGCTCGTACCAGAAGCCGCGCGAACTGGTCTGGGTGTTCGGCACGCTGATCTTCCTGTGCCTGATGGCCGAAGCCTTCCTCGGCTACCTGCTGCCGTGGGGCCAGATGTCGTTCTGGGGCGCGCAGGTGATCGTCAACCTGTTCGCATCGCTGCCGATCATCGGCCCGGACCTGTCGACCTTCATCCGCGGCGACTTCGTCGTCTCGGACGTGACGCTGAACCGCTTCTTCGCGCTGCACGTCATTGCCGTGCCGCTGGTGCTGCTGGCGCTGGTCGTCGCCCACCTCGTCGCGCTGCACGAAGTCGGCTCGAACAACCCGGACGGCGTCGAGATCAAGAAGAACAAGGATCCGAAAACCGGCATTCCGCTCGACGGCATCCCGTTCCACCCGTACTACACGGTCAAGGACATCTTCGGCGTCGCGGTCTTCCTCGCGGTGTTCTCGGTCATCGTGTTCTTCTTCCCGAACATGTTCGGCTACTTCCTCGAGAACAACAACTTCATCCCGGCCGACCCGCTGAAGACGCCGCCGCACATTGCGCCGGTCTGGTACTTCACGCCGTTCTACGCGATCCTGCGCGCGGTGCCGTCCTTCCTCGGCACCCAGGTCTGGGGCGTGCTGGCGATGGGTGCGGCCGTGGTGGTGATCGCCTTCCTGCCGTGGCTCGACCGCAGCCCGGTCAAGTCGATCCGCTATCGCCCGGCGTTCTTCAAGTGGATCCTGGCCGTGTTCCTGGTCGCGTTCTTCGGCCTGGGCATCCTCGGCGCACTGCCGCCGGACGGCCCGCGCACCATCCTGTCGCAAGTGTTCTCGGTGATCTACTTCGCGTTCTTCCTCGGCATGCCGTTCTACACCCGCTGGGGCAAGACGCTGCCGGTGCCGGAACGCGTGACCGAGACCAACGGCCGCCGCCAGATGATCTTCGGCATCCTGATGCTGGTGACCTTCCTCGGCTCCGCGATTTTCGCGAAACTGGTTTGA
- a CDS encoding glutathione S-transferase N-terminal domain-containing protein, whose translation MMKLYSGTSCPFSHRCRIVLFEKGMDFEILDVDTHSMPEDLAVMNPYNEVPVLVERDLTLYESNIINEYIDERFPHPQLMPADPVMRARARLMLFNFERELFVHMKTLEDGTATKKVLDAARIAVRDSLTQIAPLFAKQKYMLGEEFSMLDVAIAPLLWRLEHYGIEMTKPLVPILKYAERLFSRQAFIDSLTPNEKAMRK comes from the coding sequence ATGATGAAGCTCTACTCCGGTACCTCGTGCCCGTTCAGCCACCGCTGCCGCATCGTCCTGTTCGAAAAAGGCATGGACTTCGAGATCCTCGACGTCGACACGCACAGCATGCCGGAAGACCTGGCGGTGATGAACCCGTACAACGAAGTGCCGGTGCTGGTCGAACGTGACCTGACCCTGTACGAGTCGAACATCATCAACGAGTACATCGACGAGCGCTTCCCGCACCCGCAGCTGATGCCGGCCGACCCGGTGATGCGCGCCCGCGCGCGACTGATGCTGTTCAACTTCGAACGCGAACTCTTCGTTCACATGAAGACGCTCGAAGACGGCACCGCGACCAAGAAGGTGCTCGACGCGGCCCGCATCGCCGTGCGCGACAGCCTGACCCAGATCGCCCCGCTGTTCGCCAAGCAGAAGTACATGCTCGGCGAGGAGTTCTCGATGCTCGACGTTGCGATTGCGCCGTTGCTGTGGCGCCTCGAGCACTACGGTATCGAGATGACCAAGCCGCTGGTGCCGATCCTCAAGTATGCCGAACGCCTGTTCAGCCGCCAAGCCTTCATCGACTCGCTGACGCCGAACGAAAAGGCCATGCGCAAGTAA
- a CDS encoding Do family serine endopeptidase, whose amino-acid sequence MIFAQTATVGLAVWFVISLVAPQWLPRQQGGVVTAPPDASGVAVVNSYHDAAHQAMPAVVNIYTAKDVKARSHPLLNDPFFKRFFGDRFGGDETQRTSSLGSGVIVSGSGYIVTNNHVVESADEIEVALADGRTAEATIIGSDPDTDIAVIKVELDKLPTLAFADVGKMQVGDVVLAIGNPFGVGQTVTMGIVSALGRSQLGINTFENFIQTDAAINPGNSGGALVDTHGNLVGINTAIYSRTGGSLGIGFAIPSTTVRQVMDAIIKDGGVTRGWLGIEAQDVTPELAASFRLADAHGALIAGVVRAGPADAAGMRPGDILLAIAGTPVKDSSDMLNQIAELKPDAEVKMDIYRAGKQQAVTVKIGRRPKLSGR is encoded by the coding sequence TTGATTTTCGCACAAACCGCCACGGTCGGCCTTGCCGTCTGGTTCGTGATCTCGCTGGTCGCGCCGCAATGGCTGCCGCGGCAGCAGGGCGGCGTCGTGACGGCGCCACCCGACGCGTCGGGCGTGGCGGTGGTGAACAGCTATCACGATGCGGCGCACCAGGCGATGCCGGCGGTGGTCAATATCTACACGGCCAAGGACGTGAAGGCGCGCAGCCATCCGCTGCTGAACGATCCGTTCTTCAAGCGCTTCTTCGGCGACCGTTTCGGCGGCGACGAGACGCAGCGCACTTCGAGTCTCGGCTCGGGCGTGATCGTCTCCGGCAGCGGCTATATCGTCACCAACAACCACGTCGTCGAATCGGCCGACGAGATCGAGGTCGCGCTCGCTGACGGCCGGACCGCCGAGGCGACGATCATCGGCAGCGATCCGGACACCGACATCGCGGTGATCAAGGTCGAACTCGACAAGCTGCCGACACTGGCCTTCGCCGATGTCGGCAAGATGCAGGTCGGCGACGTCGTGCTGGCGATCGGCAATCCGTTCGGCGTCGGCCAGACGGTGACGATGGGCATCGTCTCGGCGCTGGGGCGCTCGCAGCTGGGCATCAACACCTTCGAGAACTTCATCCAGACCGACGCGGCGATCAATCCGGGCAATTCGGGCGGCGCGCTGGTCGACACCCACGGCAATCTGGTCGGGATCAATACGGCGATCTATTCGCGCACCGGCGGCTCGCTCGGCATCGGCTTCGCGATTCCGTCGACGACGGTCCGGCAGGTGATGGACGCGATCATCAAGGACGGCGGCGTCACCCGCGGCTGGCTCGGCATCGAGGCGCAGGACGTGACGCCGGAGCTGGCGGCGTCGTTCAGGCTTGCCGACGCACATGGCGCGCTGATCGCCGGCGTCGTCCGTGCCGGCCCGGCCGACGCGGCCGGCATGCGTCCGGGCGATATCCTGCTGGCGATCGCCGGCACTCCGGTCAAGGACTCGTCGGACATGCTCAACCAGATCGCCGAACTCAAGCCCGACGCCGAGGTGAAGATGGACATCTACCGCGCCGGCAAGCAGCAGGCGGTGACGGTGAAGATCGGCCGGCGGCCCAAACTCAGCGGTCGCTAG
- a CDS encoding RsmB/NOP family class I SAM-dependent RNA methyltransferase has translation MNKTQFDAILDVLHTVLPFTAPADVCLSRYFRDHPKLGARDRAEIAETVFGLLRHLPRLKWACGDKAGVIDWMVAYWAAVEKRNLKELTAIFDARRMEQAKEYKAVRWDDAPLAVRAALPQWTVDAMIADGFDEAAILEIGRAMLQSAPLDLRANALKMKREPVQTELAAQGIESVPTPYSPWGLRVTGKPGLSRLTLFKEGAFEVQDEGSQLLALLTGAKRGQMIADFCAGAGGKTLAIGAMMQSSGSLYAFDISEKRLSNLKPRLARSGLSNVRPQLLASENDTKVKRLAGKMDAVLVDAPCSGLGTLRRNPDLKYRQSAQSVAELNAKQASILASASRLVKAGGRLVYATCSILPSENRKIVDAFLAEHPEFQLVDVRELLAKEKIDLGLDGDCLQMSPMRHGTDGFFAAVMQRG, from the coding sequence ATGAACAAGACCCAATTCGATGCCATTCTCGACGTGCTGCACACCGTGCTGCCGTTCACCGCGCCGGCCGACGTGTGCCTGTCGCGCTACTTTCGCGATCACCCCAAACTCGGCGCGCGCGATCGCGCCGAGATCGCCGAAACCGTCTTCGGCCTGCTGCGCCACCTGCCGCGGCTGAAGTGGGCGTGCGGCGACAAGGCCGGCGTGATCGACTGGATGGTTGCCTACTGGGCCGCGGTCGAGAAGCGCAACCTCAAGGAGCTGACGGCGATCTTCGACGCGCGCCGGATGGAGCAGGCCAAGGAATACAAGGCGGTGCGCTGGGACGATGCACCGCTGGCGGTCCGCGCGGCGCTGCCGCAATGGACCGTCGACGCGATGATCGCCGACGGGTTCGACGAGGCCGCGATCCTCGAAATCGGCCGGGCAATGCTGCAGTCGGCGCCGCTCGACCTGCGCGCCAATGCGCTGAAAATGAAGCGCGAGCCGGTTCAGACCGAACTGGCGGCGCAGGGCATCGAATCGGTGCCGACGCCGTACTCGCCGTGGGGCCTGCGCGTCACCGGCAAGCCGGGGCTCTCGAGGCTGACGCTGTTCAAGGAAGGCGCGTTCGAGGTTCAGGACGAAGGCAGCCAGCTGCTGGCCTTGCTGACCGGTGCCAAGCGCGGCCAGATGATCGCCGATTTCTGCGCCGGTGCCGGCGGCAAGACGCTGGCGATCGGCGCGATGATGCAGTCGTCGGGCTCGCTGTACGCGTTCGATATTTCCGAGAAACGCCTGTCCAACCTCAAGCCGCGGCTGGCGCGCTCGGGGCTGTCGAACGTGCGGCCGCAACTGCTGGCCAGCGAGAACGACACCAAGGTCAAGCGGCTCGCCGGCAAGATGGACGCGGTGCTGGTCGACGCACCGTGCTCGGGCCTCGGCACCCTGCGCCGCAATCCGGACCTCAAGTACCGCCAGAGCGCGCAGAGCGTTGCCGAACTGAACGCCAAGCAGGCCAGCATCCTCGCGTCGGCGTCGCGGCTGGTGAAGGCCGGTGGCCGGCTCGTTTACGCCACGTGCAGCATTCTGCCGAGCGAGAACCGCAAGATTGTCGACGCCTTCCTCGCCGAGCATCCGGAATTCCAGCTTGTCGACGTGCGCGAGTTGCTGGCAAAAGAGAAGATCGACCTCGGGCTCGACGGCGACTGCCTGCAGATGTCGCCGATGCGGCACGGTACCGACGGTTTCTTTGCCGCGGTGATGCAGCGCGGCTGA
- a CDS encoding monovalent cation:proton antiporter family protein, whose product MPVHLSSLLLLLAAAVITVVLCRLVKLPAMLGYLFVGMLIGPHVLGLIASSEEATHLAEYGVVFLMFTLGLEFNLAKLKAMRRIVFGLGAAQVGAMVLLVIIGLVLIVRLNWAAGLALGGALAMSSTAMVSKLLADRNELNAAHGQNAIGILLFQDLAVVPLLIMLPVLSHPGEELVNALGLAALKIVVVLFLLLNLGQKLMRPWFNLVAKQHSSELFMLNLLLVTLGIAWLTELSGLSLALGAFLAGMLIAETEYRYQVEDDIRPFRDLLLGLFFVTVGMTLNFSQLATQWWLVLIILVVLLPLKIAMIAGLARWFGASAGVSLRTGFALGQGGEFAFVLLTLAGSGKLLPEPLLQATTAAIVLSMLATPFIVQHSDKLVLRFAASEWMNMAANLHQIAVRTMQSQGHVIVCGYGRSGQSLARILSEEGIPFFALDLDPEKVREATTAGESVVFGDAAKREVLMAAGLMRARALVVSYADTHSAMKILELAHQIRPELPVIVRTYDETDIDKLKNAGATEVVAEILEGSLMLASHTLMMLGVPLNTVLKRIRRVREDRYQMFRGFFRGTTEDLDESANLPRLHTVLLSSDASAIGRTLGELQLAELHVEIKSIRRKATPSVPLDSTLMLQENDVLVLLGEPENLAAAEMVLLQGS is encoded by the coding sequence ATGCCCGTCCATCTCTCGTCCCTGTTGCTGCTGCTCGCCGCCGCGGTGATCACCGTCGTGCTTTGCCGGCTGGTCAAGCTGCCGGCCATGCTCGGCTACCTGTTCGTCGGCATGCTGATCGGCCCGCACGTGCTCGGGCTGATCGCCAGCAGCGAGGAGGCGACCCATCTGGCCGAATACGGCGTGGTGTTCCTGATGTTCACGCTCGGGCTCGAGTTCAACCTCGCCAAGCTCAAGGCGATGCGCCGCATCGTGTTCGGCCTCGGCGCGGCGCAGGTCGGCGCGATGGTGCTGCTGGTGATCATCGGTCTGGTCCTGATCGTCCGGCTGAACTGGGCGGCCGGGCTGGCACTCGGTGGCGCGCTGGCGATGTCGTCGACGGCGATGGTCTCCAAGCTGCTGGCCGACCGCAACGAACTGAACGCCGCGCACGGCCAGAACGCGATCGGCATCCTGCTGTTCCAGGACCTCGCGGTCGTGCCGCTGCTGATCATGCTGCCAGTGCTCAGTCATCCCGGCGAAGAACTCGTCAACGCGCTCGGGCTCGCCGCGCTGAAGATCGTCGTCGTGCTGTTCCTGCTGCTCAACCTCGGCCAGAAGCTGATGCGGCCGTGGTTCAACCTTGTCGCCAAGCAGCATTCGAGCGAGCTGTTCATGCTCAATCTGCTGCTAGTGACGCTCGGCATCGCCTGGCTGACCGAACTCTCCGGCCTGTCGCTGGCGCTCGGCGCCTTCCTCGCTGGCATGCTGATCGCCGAAACCGAGTACCGCTACCAGGTCGAGGACGACATCCGGCCGTTCCGCGACCTACTACTCGGGCTGTTCTTCGTCACCGTCGGCATGACACTGAACTTCAGCCAGCTGGCGACGCAGTGGTGGCTGGTGCTGATCATCCTGGTCGTGCTGCTGCCACTGAAGATCGCAATGATCGCCGGACTTGCACGCTGGTTCGGCGCCAGCGCCGGCGTGTCGCTGCGCACCGGCTTCGCGCTCGGCCAGGGGGGCGAATTCGCCTTCGTGCTGCTGACGCTGGCCGGCAGCGGCAAGTTGCTGCCCGAACCGCTGCTGCAGGCGACGACGGCGGCGATCGTGCTGTCGATGCTGGCCACGCCGTTCATCGTCCAGCACTCGGACAAGCTGGTGCTGCGGTTCGCAGCGTCCGAATGGATGAACATGGCGGCCAACCTGCACCAGATCGCCGTGCGGACGATGCAGAGCCAGGGCCACGTGATCGTCTGTGGCTACGGCCGCAGCGGCCAGAGCCTGGCGCGCATCCTTTCGGAGGAAGGCATCCCGTTCTTCGCGCTCGATCTCGATCCGGAAAAGGTCCGTGAAGCCACCACCGCCGGCGAATCGGTCGTGTTCGGCGACGCCGCCAAGCGCGAGGTACTGATGGCCGCCGGGCTGATGCGCGCCCGCGCGCTGGTCGTCAGCTATGCCGATACGCATTCGGCGATGAAGATCCTCGAGCTTGCGCACCAGATCCGCCCGGAGCTGCCGGTGATCGTCCGCACCTACGACGAGACCGACATCGACAAGCTGAAGAATGCCGGTGCCACCGAAGTCGTCGCCGAGATCCTCGAAGGCAGCCTGATGCTGGCATCGCACACGCTGATGATGCTCGGCGTGCCGCTGAACACCGTGCTCAAGCGCATCCGCCGCGTCCGGGAGGACCGCTACCAGATGTTCCGCGGCTTCTTCCGCGGCACAACCGAAGACCTCGACGAGAGCGCCAACCTGCCGCGACTGCACACGGTGCTGCTCAGCAGCGACGCCAGCGCGATCGGCCGCACGCTCGGTGAACTCCAGCTCGCCGAGCTGCACGTCGAGATCAAGAGCATTCGCCGCAAGGCGACGCCATCGGTGCCGCTCGACAGCACGCTGATGCTGCAGGAAAACGACGTCCTGGTGCTGCTCGGCGAGCCCGAGAACCTCGCCGCGGCCGAGATGGTGTTGCTGCAGGGCAGCTGA
- the petA gene encoding ubiquinol-cytochrome c reductase iron-sulfur subunit, giving the protein MSDQQVDNSKRRFLLIATSVAGAGAVAGIATPFIASFLPSERAKAAGAPVEVDISKLELGQQINVEWRGNPVWVLKRTPEMLANLPKLTGQLLDPKSEASEQPDNCKNEARSIKPEILVAVGVCTHLGCSPTYRPDLGPADLGGDWLGGYYCPCHGSKYDLAGRVYSGVPAPKNLIIPPYKYLSDARIMVGE; this is encoded by the coding sequence ATGAGTGACCAACAAGTCGATAACAGCAAGCGGCGCTTCCTGCTCATCGCCACCAGCGTCGCCGGCGCCGGTGCGGTGGCGGGCATTGCGACTCCGTTCATCGCGAGCTTTCTGCCATCCGAGCGCGCCAAGGCCGCCGGTGCACCGGTCGAGGTGGACATCAGCAAGCTCGAGCTGGGCCAGCAGATCAACGTCGAATGGCGCGGCAACCCGGTCTGGGTGCTCAAGCGCACGCCGGAAATGCTCGCCAACCTGCCCAAGCTCACCGGCCAGTTGCTCGACCCGAAATCCGAAGCCAGCGAACAGCCGGACAACTGCAAGAACGAGGCCCGCTCGATCAAGCCCGAGATCCTCGTCGCGGTCGGCGTCTGTACCCACCTGGGCTGTTCGCCGACCTACCGCCCGGACCTCGGCCCGGCCGACCTCGGCGGCGACTGGCTCGGCGGCTACTACTGCCCCTGTCACGGCTCCAAATACGACCTCGCAGGCCGCGTCTACTCGGGCGTCCCGGCCCCGAAGAACCTCATCATCCCGCCCTACAAATACCTGTCCGATGCCCGGATCATGGTTGGCGAATAG
- a CDS encoding cytochrome c1 has product MTKQFRRFLAAVALLVPVAGFASEADVHLDKAPVNLRDVEGLQRGAQTFANYCLSCHGAINMRYNRLQDIGLTEEQIKANLMFASEKVGDPMRIAMRAADAKEWFGATPPDLSLIARSRGADWLYTYLRGFYRDDSRPTGWNNTAFDKVGMPHVLWELQGIQEPVYKTVKGHDGKEQKVLEGLKLVKPGLLTQVGENNQYDQHEFDKRVGDLVSYLVYMGEPAQVKRQQIGYGVLLFLLFILIPITYLLKKEYWRDVH; this is encoded by the coding sequence ATGACCAAGCAATTCCGTCGTTTCCTGGCCGCCGTGGCACTCCTCGTCCCGGTTGCCGGCTTTGCCAGCGAGGCCGACGTCCACCTGGACAAGGCCCCCGTCAACCTGCGGGACGTCGAAGGCCTGCAGCGCGGTGCGCAGACCTTCGCCAACTACTGCCTGTCGTGTCACGGCGCAATCAATATGCGCTACAACCGGCTGCAGGACATCGGCCTGACCGAGGAGCAGATCAAGGCCAACCTGATGTTCGCCTCCGAAAAGGTCGGCGATCCGATGAGGATCGCGATGCGGGCCGCCGACGCCAAGGAATGGTTCGGCGCGACGCCGCCGGACCTGTCGCTGATCGCGCGTTCGCGCGGCGCCGACTGGCTCTATACCTACCTGCGCGGTTTCTACCGTGACGACTCGCGTCCGACCGGCTGGAACAACACCGCCTTCGACAAGGTCGGCATGCCGCACGTGCTGTGGGAGCTGCAGGGTATCCAGGAACCGGTCTACAAGACGGTGAAGGGCCATGACGGCAAGGAGCAGAAGGTGCTCGAGGGCCTGAAGCTGGTGAAGCCGGGCCTGCTGACCCAGGTCGGCGAGAACAACCAGTACGACCAGCACGAGTTCGACAAGCGTGTCGGCGATCTGGTCAGCTACCTCGTCTACATGGGCGAGCCGGCACAGGTGAAGCGCCAGCAGATCGGTTACGGCGTGCTGCTGTTCCTGCTGTTCATCCTGATCCCGATCACCTACCTGCTGAAGAAGGAATACTGGCGCGACGTGCACTGA
- a CDS encoding ClpXP protease specificity-enhancing factor translates to MQSVSTKPYLIRAIHEWCSDHDFTPYLVVAVRGKMQVPMEYVKNAEIVLNISYNATRNLNLGNDYISFSARFNGVSRDITIPVGAVVSIFSRENGEGMGFEYEGPTDGEQEDAPESASAGKDDDEPPPSRPSGGRPSLRVVK, encoded by the coding sequence ATGCAATCCGTTTCGACCAAGCCCTATCTGATCCGCGCGATCCACGAGTGGTGTTCCGACCACGACTTCACGCCCTACCTCGTCGTCGCCGTGCGCGGCAAGATGCAGGTGCCGATGGAGTACGTGAAGAATGCGGAAATCGTGCTCAACATCAGCTACAACGCCACGCGCAACCTGAACCTGGGCAACGACTACATCAGCTTCTCGGCGCGCTTCAACGGCGTATCGCGCGACATCACGATTCCGGTCGGCGCCGTCGTGTCGATCTTCTCGCGCGAAAACGGCGAGGGCATGGGCTTCGAGTACGAAGGTCCGACCGATGGCGAGCAGGAAGATGCACCGGAAAGCGCATCGGCGGGCAAGGACGACGACGAGCCGCCGCCCAGCCGCCCGAGCGGCGGTCGCCCGTCGCTGCGGGTCGTCAAGTAG
- a CDS encoding DUF3108 domain-containing protein, with protein sequence MNLRLGRRLLAFALIASLLLHLSGLFGELALAWWERPRGDDTPLRKPTQQLAAQELDDETRPAGLAGVKPADKQVVYLRPLAELVPPPRPAPRPAAKPVAKPQPAKRLAVASAPVTQAAADIRTVASGIASEVASAVVASAAASTPEREVASAPVVVAASAPAENGRAAQASAPAGFGKQARAFPKNVEITYVYGVFPVRMTWQVEQGDYRLKLAGALFGRTRVIESEGKVGRHGVVPQRFSDHKDGKLLNEANFDWDAKTVTLNDKGKLKTEEISPGDQDLFSAAFQFALQGAKMKNFTFAMVSGRKLYPEVTFEIRGETTLRLGDQKVDAILLHGDFEDRSFDFWLAPQWNNMPVRIQLTLGKDSGSIDILANAITINGEQVLKPLSSANGSNRNNPQLR encoded by the coding sequence ATGAATCTGCGCCTCGGCCGCCGGCTGCTTGCGTTCGCGCTGATCGCCTCGCTGCTGCTGCACCTGTCTGGCCTGTTCGGCGAGCTGGCGCTGGCATGGTGGGAGCGGCCGCGCGGCGACGACACGCCGCTGCGCAAGCCGACGCAACAGCTCGCGGCGCAGGAGCTCGACGACGAGACCAGGCCGGCCGGACTCGCCGGGGTCAAGCCGGCGGACAAGCAGGTCGTTTACCTGCGGCCGCTGGCCGAGCTGGTGCCGCCGCCGCGCCCGGCGCCCAGGCCGGCCGCCAAACCCGTTGCCAAGCCGCAGCCGGCAAAGCGGCTCGCCGTCGCATCGGCTCCGGTGACGCAGGCCGCCGCCGACATCCGCACCGTGGCGAGCGGCATTGCCAGCGAGGTCGCCAGTGCCGTGGTCGCCAGCGCAGCGGCAAGCACGCCGGAGCGGGAGGTCGCCAGCGCACCGGTTGTCGTCGCCGCCTCTGCGCCGGCCGAGAATGGCCGTGCGGCGCAAGCCAGTGCACCGGCCGGGTTTGGCAAACAGGCCAGGGCTTTTCCGAAGAATGTCGAAATCACCTATGTCTACGGCGTGTTCCCGGTCAGAATGACTTGGCAGGTCGAGCAGGGCGACTACCGGCTCAAGCTCGCAGGCGCGCTGTTCGGCCGGACCCGGGTGATCGAGAGCGAGGGCAAGGTCGGCAGGCACGGCGTCGTGCCGCAGCGCTTTTCCGACCACAAGGACGGCAAGCTGCTGAACGAGGCGAACTTCGACTGGGATGCGAAAACGGTGACGCTGAACGACAAGGGCAAGCTGAAGACCGAGGAAATCTCGCCCGGCGATCAGGACCTGTTCTCGGCGGCATTCCAGTTCGCGCTGCAGGGTGCGAAGATGAAAAACTTCACTTTCGCGATGGTCAGCGGTCGCAAGCTCTACCCGGAGGTCACGTTCGAGATTCGCGGCGAGACGACGCTGCGGCTCGGCGACCAGAAGGTCGACGCGATCCTGCTGCACGGCGATTTCGAGGACCGCAGCTTCGACTTCTGGCTGGCGCCACAATGGAACAACATGCCGGTGCGCATCCAGCTGACGCTGGGCAAGGACAGCGGCAGCATCGACATCCTCGCCAATGCGATCACGATCAACGGCGAGCAGGTGCTCAAGCCGCTGTCGTCGGCCAACGGCAGCAACCGCAACAATCCGCAGCTGCGCTAG